A window of the Nitrosococcus wardiae genome harbors these coding sequences:
- a CDS encoding M14 family metallopeptidase, producing MLTIRHELPKGLLDLEAHELYKKLEGPTLFHLEGRRKPPLFVSVLLHGNEPVGWEAVRSLLGQYQNRPLPRALSLFVGNIAAARYRLRRLDSQPDHNRIWTPGPTQEHAMAAQVYEEMSKSGLFASIDIHNNTGLNPHYACVNKLASPFLHLAALFSRTVIYFVRPQGVQSLSFAELGPAVTLECGQPDCPQGVTHAREYLTACLHLAEFPSHSIAKRDIELFHTVAVVRIPSELRVGFHGEDLDLRLVDDLDQLNFQELPANTLLGWQPSDPNILLTVTDEQDLEISERYFYLEDNELRTRRPVMPSMLTRDVRVIRQDCLCYLMERMQLPGTP from the coding sequence ATGTTAACGATACGACATGAACTGCCCAAAGGGTTACTGGACTTGGAAGCCCATGAGCTTTATAAAAAATTAGAAGGACCGACGCTATTTCACCTGGAAGGACGGCGTAAACCGCCCCTATTTGTCTCTGTCCTACTTCATGGCAATGAGCCTGTCGGCTGGGAGGCGGTACGCAGTCTCTTAGGTCAATATCAGAATCGGCCATTACCACGGGCGTTATCTCTTTTCGTGGGCAATATTGCCGCCGCTCGCTATCGCCTCCGGCGTCTCGATAGCCAACCCGATCATAACCGGATTTGGACTCCAGGCCCCACACAGGAACATGCCATGGCGGCCCAGGTTTACGAAGAGATGTCTAAATCCGGCTTGTTTGCCAGTATCGACATCCATAATAATACCGGCCTTAATCCCCACTACGCCTGCGTCAACAAGCTAGCTTCCCCCTTTCTCCACTTAGCAGCCCTCTTCAGCCGGACCGTGATTTACTTTGTGCGCCCCCAAGGTGTGCAGTCCCTGTCCTTTGCGGAACTAGGGCCGGCGGTTACCCTTGAATGTGGCCAGCCCGATTGTCCCCAAGGCGTAACTCACGCCCGCGAATACCTCACCGCTTGTTTGCACCTGGCTGAATTTCCCTCCCATTCCATCGCAAAACGGGATATTGAACTCTTCCATACGGTAGCCGTAGTCCGAATCCCTTCCGAACTGCGAGTCGGTTTCCACGGGGAAGACTTGGACTTACGCTTGGTGGATGATCTTGATCAACTCAATTTCCAAGAATTACCCGCCAACACCCTCTTGGGTTGGCAACCCTCAGATCCCAATATTCTGCTTACCGTTACTGACGAGCAAGATCTGGAAATCAGTGAGCGTTATTTTTATCTTGAAGACAACGAGCTTCGGACTCGCCGCCCCGTAATGCCCTCAATGCTGACTCGTGATGTCCGTGTCATTCGCCAGGATTGCCTCTGTTATCTAATGGAGCGGATGCAACTGCCCGGTACTCCCTAA
- a CDS encoding glutamate-cysteine ligase family protein codes for MGREIPSSHFSPEDFKAFTKRLNAETQLVGQWLKQDHFAYKKRVGYELEAWLVDNNFRPASINERFLQALDNPLVVPELANFNIELNSPPEYLSGDVFKRMEEGLEQTCRQCRTRAHLLGCELVTIGILPSLREADLSLEHMSNLSRYRALNEQVLRLRHGRPLRINIKGQEHLRTTHNNVMLEAATTSFQLHLQVPTRSAARYFNAAILLSGPMVAVSSNSPFLFGKDLWEETRIPLFEQSVSVGGHKNSKEGDLKRVSFGAGYVKESLLECFQENQSHFPVLLPVLFDEPPENLAHLRLHNGTIWRWNRPLIGFNARGEPHLRIEHRVIPAGPSITDTIANAALFIGMVEALIEEEEPPEENLPFHLARHNFYASARQGLEAELYWLDGNRGKASVLFMERLLPLARTGLEHLELNQHDIQYFLGIIQQRIATGQTGARWQRRYVATHGHDMDALTAAYTEWQHRGNPVHDWTV; via the coding sequence ATGGGCCGTGAAATCCCTTCCAGCCATTTTAGTCCAGAGGACTTTAAAGCATTCACCAAGCGCCTCAACGCAGAAACACAACTTGTCGGTCAGTGGCTGAAGCAAGACCATTTCGCCTATAAAAAGCGGGTCGGATATGAGCTTGAGGCCTGGCTGGTTGATAATAACTTCCGGCCTGCTTCCATCAATGAACGTTTCCTACAGGCACTAGATAACCCCTTGGTCGTGCCGGAGTTAGCCAATTTCAATATAGAGTTAAATAGCCCTCCTGAATATTTATCCGGAGATGTTTTTAAACGCATGGAAGAGGGTTTAGAGCAAACCTGCCGTCAGTGCCGCACCCGAGCCCATTTACTCGGCTGTGAATTGGTAACCATCGGGATACTACCTAGCCTTAGAGAAGCAGACCTTTCCCTTGAACATATGTCCAACCTATCCCGCTACCGGGCCCTCAATGAGCAGGTCCTGCGCCTGCGACACGGCCGCCCACTCCGCATCAATATTAAGGGACAAGAACATCTCCGCACTACCCATAATAACGTAATGTTGGAGGCCGCAACCACTTCTTTCCAGCTGCACCTCCAGGTGCCCACTCGCAGCGCTGCTCGTTATTTCAACGCTGCCATCCTTCTTTCAGGCCCCATGGTTGCCGTCTCCAGTAATTCCCCTTTCTTATTTGGCAAAGATCTTTGGGAAGAGACCCGAATTCCTCTATTTGAGCAGTCTGTCTCCGTGGGGGGACACAAAAACTCCAAGGAAGGAGACCTCAAGAGAGTCTCTTTCGGTGCCGGGTATGTTAAAGAGTCCCTGCTAGAGTGTTTTCAGGAAAACCAAAGCCACTTCCCAGTGCTCCTGCCCGTTTTATTCGACGAACCTCCGGAAAACCTCGCTCACCTGCGCCTTCATAATGGGACCATCTGGCGCTGGAATCGGCCGCTCATAGGATTTAATGCTCGGGGAGAACCCCACCTGCGAATTGAACACCGGGTCATCCCCGCAGGCCCCAGCATCACAGACACCATTGCCAACGCGGCCTTATTCATAGGGATGGTGGAGGCCCTGATAGAGGAGGAAGAGCCCCCTGAAGAAAATCTTCCCTTTCACTTGGCACGGCACAATTTCTATGCCTCTGCGCGGCAGGGTCTAGAGGCGGAACTCTACTGGTTAGATGGTAATCGGGGAAAAGCTTCTGTCCTGTTCATGGAACGCTTGCTTCCCCTGGCTCGAACAGGGCTTGAACATCTTGAGCTTAATCAGCATGATATTCAATATTTCCTGGGGATCATACAACAGCGTATCGCCACAGGCCAAACAGGAGCCCGCTGGCAACGACGCTATGTGGCCACCCATGGCCATGACATGGATGCCCTCACTGCCGCCTATACAGAATGGCAACACCGGGGAAATCCCGTCCATGATTGGACAGTTTAA
- a CDS encoding DUF190 domain-containing protein, giving the protein MAHQQVTVARIYLREGEHLLSKLMKFLHDEERVAGVTVLRGMSGFGKDGKIHTASLVDLSLDLPLVVEFYDEPDRVDAVIHKLVQQMDLGHILTLSAVRHRKDE; this is encoded by the coding sequence ATGGCGCATCAGCAAGTTACCGTAGCGCGGATTTATCTCCGCGAAGGCGAACACCTTCTGTCCAAGCTCATGAAGTTCCTGCACGACGAGGAAAGAGTGGCTGGTGTCACCGTGCTGCGGGGTATGAGCGGGTTCGGCAAGGATGGAAAAATCCACACCGCCTCTTTGGTTGATCTATCTTTGGATTTGCCCCTCGTGGTGGAATTTTACGACGAACCGGATCGAGTGGACGCCGTGATCCACAAACTGGTACAGCAGATGGATCTAGGCCATATCCTCACCCTGTCCGCAGTTCGCCACCGGAAAGATGAGTGA
- the crcB gene encoding fluoride efflux transporter CrcB: MMGNLFAIALGGSIGAVSRYLVATGIYAWLGQAFPHGTLFVNVSGSFLMGFLNEFMLHRISLDAEYRAAILVGFLGAYTTFSTFALETLYLFEEGNLSKAALNILLSIILCLAAVWIGLVLGRQIFAADLYPWLGYGFPYGGLALVPLVAFALATVAGFFFHYFDLPAVDRVLILISLLGVITLAATLGLTLLLPEIRLEFQSLLSIFAVNALLGVAAVWLGTLMGNWLWRISKLP, encoded by the coding sequence ATGATGGGAAATCTCTTTGCTATTGCGTTAGGTGGTTCGATCGGAGCTGTGTCGCGTTACTTGGTTGCTACCGGCATTTACGCTTGGTTAGGCCAAGCCTTTCCCCACGGCACCCTGTTTGTTAACGTGTCCGGCTCGTTTTTAATGGGATTTCTGAACGAGTTCATGCTGCACCGAATTTCGCTGGATGCCGAATACCGGGCGGCGATTCTGGTGGGATTCTTAGGTGCCTATACCACCTTTTCGACCTTTGCCTTGGAAACACTGTACCTGTTTGAAGAAGGTAATCTCTCAAAAGCCGCATTGAATATTTTATTAAGCATCATTTTGTGTCTCGCAGCAGTCTGGATCGGGCTGGTATTGGGGCGGCAGATCTTTGCCGCCGACCTTTACCCGTGGCTAGGGTACGGATTTCCATACGGTGGCTTGGCGCTTGTCCCGCTGGTTGCCTTCGCCTTGGCTACAGTGGCCGGATTCTTCTTTCATTACTTTGATCTGCCTGCTGTAGATCGGGTGCTTATTTTGATCAGTTTGCTCGGTGTCATAACCCTAGCGGCGACCTTGGGACTCACGCTCCTCTTACCCGAAATCCGGCTGGAATTTCAGAGTCTATTAAGCATCTTCGCCGTGAATGCCCTACTCGGTGTCGCGGCGGTTTGGTTGGGCACACTTATGGGAAACTGGTTATGGCGCATCAGCAAGTTACCGTAG
- a CDS encoding DUF190 domain-containing protein: MVEEARRRGLAGATVLRGTLGFGANSRIHTAKILRLSEDLPMVVEIVDQPERIAQFLPELDTLIGEGLVTLERVRVITYRHSHSK; this comes from the coding sequence ATCGTAGAAGAAGCTCGCCGTCGCGGCCTGGCGGGTGCCACTGTCCTTCGTGGCACCTTAGGTTTTGGGGCCAACAGCCGCATTCATACAGCCAAGATCCTCCGCCTTTCAGAAGACTTGCCCATGGTGGTGGAAATCGTGGATCAGCCGGAGCGGATTGCTCAGTTTCTGCCTGAATTAGATACCCTGATTGGGGAAGGTCTGGTAACCCTAGAACGGGTGCGCGTGATTACCTATCGTCACAGCCACTCAAAATGA
- the parE gene encoding DNA topoisomerase IV subunit B — translation MSGNYNAAAIEVLTGLEPVRKRPGMYTDTQRPNHLAQEVIDNSVDEAIAGFATQIEVVLHPDGSLSVRDDGRGMPVDLHPEEQLPGVEVILTRLHAGGKFSSKSYRFAGGLHGVGVSVVNALSSRLEVWIRRDGCEYHMAFASGERVSALRAVNKVGKRNRGTLLHFWPDPVFFDTPKFSVARLKHVLRAKAVLCPGLNVIFKDAATGETVNWCYQEGLLAYLRDELGEVPRLPEQPFTGEMQGNTEEVCWALAWLPEGGEMVTESYVNLIPTPQGGTHVNGLRAGLLEAIREFCEFRNLLPRGVKLAPDDVWDRVSYVLSVKLLDPQFSGQTKERLSSRECASFVSGVVKDAFSLWLNQHVVTGEAIAELAIGNAQRRLRHAKKVVRKRIQTGPALPGKLADCTSQDVNLTELFLVEGDSAGGSAKQGRDREFQAIMPLRGKILNTWEVDPAQVLGSQEVHNIAIAVGVDPGSANLDGLRYGKICILADADSDGAHIATLISGLFLRHFRPLVEAGHVYVAMPPLYRIDVGKHVFYALDEAEQQGLLDRIAAEKIKGKINIQRFKGLGEMNPMQLRETTMAPETRRLVRLTVAPNDDTDQLLDRLLSKRRAADRRRWLEEKGNLAEL, via the coding sequence ATGAGTGGAAACTACAACGCCGCCGCAATTGAAGTACTCACTGGTTTGGAACCGGTGCGTAAGCGGCCGGGTATGTATACCGACACCCAACGACCTAACCATTTGGCCCAGGAAGTTATCGATAATAGTGTTGATGAGGCCATTGCTGGTTTTGCCACCCAGATCGAAGTTGTTCTCCATCCCGATGGCTCCTTGTCGGTGCGTGATGACGGAAGGGGGATGCCGGTTGATCTCCATCCAGAAGAACAGTTGCCAGGGGTAGAGGTGATCCTCACTCGGCTTCATGCAGGGGGTAAATTTTCCTCCAAAAGCTATCGCTTCGCGGGAGGATTGCATGGGGTGGGGGTTTCAGTAGTCAATGCCCTTTCTTCCCGCTTAGAGGTTTGGATTCGACGCGATGGCTGCGAATATCACATGGCTTTTGCCAGCGGCGAGCGAGTTTCCGCTTTAAGGGCGGTTAATAAGGTAGGAAAGCGCAATAGGGGCACTCTCCTGCATTTTTGGCCGGATCCGGTATTTTTCGATACCCCTAAGTTTTCCGTAGCACGGCTTAAGCATGTTTTGCGCGCGAAAGCGGTACTCTGTCCAGGTCTTAATGTGATCTTTAAGGATGCTGCCACAGGTGAGACGGTCAATTGGTGCTATCAAGAAGGCCTCTTGGCTTATCTCAGGGATGAGTTAGGTGAGGTTCCGCGGTTGCCTGAACAACCCTTTACCGGGGAAATGCAGGGCAATACCGAAGAGGTCTGCTGGGCTCTAGCTTGGTTGCCAGAAGGTGGCGAGATGGTAACAGAGAGTTACGTTAACCTGATTCCGACGCCCCAGGGTGGAACCCATGTCAATGGCTTGCGGGCGGGATTGCTGGAGGCTATTCGGGAGTTCTGTGAGTTTCGGAATCTATTGCCAAGGGGGGTCAAGTTGGCCCCGGATGATGTTTGGGATCGAGTGAGCTACGTGCTCTCGGTTAAACTCCTTGACCCTCAGTTTTCAGGGCAGACAAAAGAACGCTTATCCTCCCGGGAATGTGCGAGTTTTGTTTCGGGTGTTGTTAAAGACGCTTTTAGCCTTTGGCTTAACCAGCATGTGGTCACTGGGGAAGCGATTGCGGAGCTGGCGATTGGCAACGCTCAACGGCGTTTGCGCCATGCTAAAAAGGTGGTGCGCAAGCGAATCCAGACGGGTCCCGCACTCCCTGGAAAGTTGGCTGACTGCACCAGTCAGGATGTGAACCTTACCGAGCTTTTCTTGGTGGAAGGAGACTCGGCCGGTGGTAGTGCCAAGCAGGGTCGGGACCGAGAATTCCAAGCTATCATGCCCCTCCGGGGCAAGATTCTAAATACTTGGGAGGTGGATCCGGCCCAGGTGTTAGGTTCTCAAGAAGTGCACAATATTGCGATTGCGGTAGGTGTGGACCCAGGCTCTGCTAATCTTGACGGCTTGCGCTACGGTAAAATCTGTATTCTTGCCGATGCTGATTCTGATGGCGCCCATATTGCTACCTTAATTTCGGGACTGTTTTTACGCCATTTCCGCCCCTTAGTTGAAGCCGGCCATGTCTATGTGGCCATGCCGCCCCTTTATCGCATCGATGTGGGCAAGCATGTTTTCTACGCTCTTGATGAGGCTGAGCAACAAGGGCTTCTCGACCGGATTGCCGCGGAAAAGATTAAGGGAAAAATAAATATTCAGCGTTTTAAAGGTCTGGGGGAGATGAATCCCATGCAACTACGGGAGACGACCATGGCGCCAGAGACACGACGATTAGTGCGTTTGACGGTGGCTCCCAATGATGACACGGACCAGTTGCTGGATCGGCTTCTATCCAAGCGACGGGCCGCTGATCGGCGGCGCTGGCTGGAGGAAAAGGGTAATTTGGCCGAGCTATGA
- the parC gene encoding DNA topoisomerase IV subunit A, which produces MNISTNTDIEERSLGDFAEKAYLDYSMYVILDRALPHLADGLKPVQRRIIYAMSELGLSASAKYKKSARTVGDVLGKYHPHGDSACYEAMVLMAQQFSYRYPLIEGQGNWGSPDDPKSFAAMRYTEARLAPFAELLLSEIGQGTVEWVPNFDGTLREASLLPARVPHVLLNGATGIAVGMATDIPPHNLREVVAACLRLLERSKATVAELCDCLPGPDYPTKAEIITPSAELLKIYQTGQGTVRMRACYTLEKGDIVINALPYQVSGARILEQIAQQIQAKKLPMLVDLRDESDHENPTRLVLVPRTRRVEVETVMSHLFATTDLERSYRINLNVIGLDGRPQVKNLRDLLAEWLHFRVEIIRSRLQYRLEKVRDRLQILAGLLIAYLNIDEVIAIIRKEEEPKPVLMARFELSDRQAEAILELKLRHLMRLEETKIRAEDKALAAERKRLEKILSSERQIKGLLRKELVADAEKFGDARRSPIVERSPATALDEQTLLPAEPITVVLSEKGWVRAAKSHDVDPATLSYRTGDSYRASARGRSNQPAIFLDSTGRSYTLPAYSLPSARGQGEPLSGHLQVVPGAEFVAVLLAEPEIFYLMVSDAGYGFLCQARHLYAKNRAGKAVLNLSVGARALPPVPVADREVEQIAIATNTGRLLLFPLSELPIMTRGKGVKLIHISSPRSAQRQEAVRAVAVVPPGGALQIFAGRRHLTLKSEDLELYRGERARRGHTLPRGFQQVERIVPVA; this is translated from the coding sequence ATGAACATATCCACGAATACCGATATTGAAGAGCGGTCCCTGGGGGATTTTGCGGAGAAGGCGTACCTGGATTATTCCATGTATGTCATTTTGGACCGGGCGCTTCCCCACCTGGCGGACGGGTTGAAGCCGGTGCAACGGCGTATTATTTACGCCATGTCTGAATTGGGGCTGTCGGCCAGCGCCAAATATAAAAAATCGGCCCGCACTGTCGGCGATGTCCTTGGAAAATATCATCCCCATGGAGATAGTGCTTGCTATGAAGCCATGGTGCTCATGGCGCAGCAGTTCTCCTACCGTTATCCCTTAATTGAAGGGCAGGGAAATTGGGGATCCCCCGATGATCCCAAATCCTTTGCTGCCATGCGGTACACTGAGGCCCGTTTGGCGCCTTTTGCCGAGCTATTGCTATCGGAAATTGGGCAAGGGACTGTGGAATGGGTGCCGAATTTCGATGGTACCTTGCGGGAGGCGAGCCTGCTTCCGGCGCGGGTCCCCCATGTGCTGCTCAACGGGGCTACGGGGATTGCGGTGGGGATGGCCACGGATATTCCGCCCCACAACCTGAGGGAAGTGGTTGCCGCCTGTCTGCGATTGTTGGAACGGTCCAAGGCGACCGTGGCTGAACTCTGTGATTGTCTTCCAGGGCCGGATTATCCCACCAAAGCTGAAATCATTACACCGTCGGCGGAGCTACTCAAGATCTATCAGACGGGACAAGGAACTGTGCGGATGCGCGCCTGCTATACCCTGGAGAAGGGTGATATCGTTATCAATGCCTTGCCTTATCAGGTCTCGGGAGCACGTATTCTGGAGCAAATTGCCCAGCAAATACAGGCTAAAAAGCTACCTATGCTGGTGGACCTTCGGGACGAGTCTGATCATGAAAATCCCACTCGCTTGGTTTTAGTACCCCGTACCCGGCGAGTGGAGGTGGAGACGGTGATGTCCCACCTGTTTGCTACCACAGATCTAGAACGTAGTTACCGAATCAACCTCAATGTTATCGGTCTAGATGGGCGGCCCCAGGTAAAAAACCTTCGTGATCTGTTGGCGGAGTGGCTTCATTTTCGAGTCGAGATTATACGTAGCCGCCTCCAGTATCGCTTGGAGAAAGTGCGGGATCGTCTCCAAATTTTAGCGGGTCTGTTGATTGCCTATTTAAACATTGATGAAGTGATTGCCATTATCCGCAAGGAAGAGGAGCCCAAGCCTGTTTTGATGGCACGATTTGAGCTTTCGGATCGTCAAGCTGAGGCTATTTTAGAGCTAAAATTACGCCACCTCATGCGCTTGGAGGAGACTAAGATTCGGGCTGAAGATAAGGCCCTGGCGGCGGAGCGGAAACGGCTTGAGAAGATCCTCAGTTCAGAGCGTCAGATCAAAGGTTTATTGCGTAAGGAATTGGTTGCAGATGCTGAGAAATTTGGCGATGCTCGCCGTTCACCAATAGTGGAACGGTCGCCAGCAACCGCGCTAGACGAGCAAACCCTACTGCCGGCGGAGCCCATTACCGTGGTTTTGTCTGAGAAAGGCTGGGTACGGGCAGCGAAAAGCCATGACGTGGATCCTGCAACGCTTAGCTACCGTACGGGTGATAGTTATCGGGCTTCCGCCCGTGGCCGCAGCAACCAGCCGGCAATATTCTTAGATTCCACTGGACGTAGCTATACTTTGCCAGCCTATAGTCTGCCTTCGGCCCGAGGACAGGGGGAACCCTTGAGTGGACACCTCCAAGTTGTTCCGGGGGCAGAATTTGTGGCCGTATTGCTGGCTGAGCCAGAGATTTTCTACCTGATGGTAAGTGACGCGGGTTATGGCTTCCTCTGCCAGGCAAGGCACTTATACGCCAAGAATCGAGCCGGTAAGGCAGTATTGAATTTATCTGTAGGGGCGAGGGCTCTTCCCCCAGTACCAGTGGCTGATAGAGAAGTGGAGCAGATAGCGATTGCGACCAATACCGGTCGGTTGCTACTGTTCCCTCTAAGTGAACTTCCTATTATGACCCGAGGCAAAGGGGTGAAACTTATTCATATCTCTTCGCCCCGTTCTGCCCAGCGTCAAGAGGCGGTGCGTGCTGTGGCGGTCGTGCCGCCGGGGGGAGCACTGCAAATCTTTGCGGGGCGACGCCACCTAACGCTCAAGTCAGAGGATTTGGAGCTCTATCGGGGGGAGCGGGCCCGGCGCGGCCATACTTTGCCGCGAGGCTTTCAACAGGTGGAGCGAATAGTCCCAGTGGCGTAA
- a CDS encoding polysaccharide biosynthesis protein, giving the protein MPKNGIGPFLRAQKRRTVVIAHDILTVCLAWVLGYLTRYNLSPYGVDWESCLSALPVIVVVQSVVLIWTGLYRGLWRFASIPDLLNIIRAVGYGALLVALTLFLINRLHGVPRSVLLLYPIFSLLLLAGPRLAYRMWKDRRLTLAAGARRKRVLILGAGRAGDLLARDMLGEGNYLPVAFLDDRPDLVGRQVRRIPVVGVLEQLPAKVGEMAADVAVIAMPSANSRQMRRAVSLCEQAGIPYRTLPRLQDLVSGRSSIKELREVAIDDLLGRDEIFLDWDSIRQDLAGKSLLVSGGGGSIGSELCRQLARLGPAALIVIDNNEYRLYRIEQELRQGFLALNLYTYLCDIGDKSSVKEILTRHLPEVVFHAAAYKHVPLLERQARQAVGNNILGTRCLAEAAQQIGCGAFILISTDKAVNPTSVMGASKRVAELLCQDLNRHSRTRFIVVRFGNVLGSAGSVVPLFQAQIAAGGPVTVTHPDMTRYFMTIPEACHLITQAAVIGKGGEIFVLDMGESIKITELAEQMIRLSGQESEVEIVYTGLRPGEKLHEELFYDHEAPLPTETPKILLAQHGGVDWERLERGLEELEGVWRLGDELQVKQVLGRILSKVGAEAEVEFQPADSKVIAINRSQ; this is encoded by the coding sequence GTGCCAAAGAACGGAATCGGCCCTTTTTTGAGAGCCCAAAAGCGGCGGACGGTGGTAATTGCCCACGATATCCTGACGGTCTGCTTAGCTTGGGTGCTTGGCTATCTTACCCGTTACAATCTGTCACCCTATGGGGTGGATTGGGAATCTTGCCTCAGTGCTTTGCCGGTGATCGTCGTGGTTCAGAGTGTAGTTTTGATCTGGACAGGGCTTTATCGAGGTTTGTGGCGTTTTGCCAGTATTCCCGATTTACTTAATATTATTCGCGCAGTGGGCTATGGGGCCCTTTTAGTTGCGCTCACACTTTTTCTTATCAATCGTTTGCACGGGGTGCCCCGAAGCGTACTGCTGCTTTATCCTATCTTTTCACTGCTGCTACTGGCAGGTCCCCGGCTTGCATATCGGATGTGGAAAGATCGCCGCCTTACCCTGGCTGCGGGTGCTCGTCGAAAACGAGTGCTGATCTTAGGGGCGGGACGGGCTGGTGACTTGCTGGCCCGCGATATGTTAGGTGAGGGGAACTACTTGCCGGTGGCGTTTCTGGATGACCGGCCTGATCTGGTCGGACGGCAGGTGCGGCGGATCCCCGTGGTCGGGGTGTTGGAGCAGTTGCCTGCCAAGGTAGGTGAAATGGCTGCAGATGTGGCCGTCATTGCCATGCCTTCCGCCAATAGCCGACAGATGCGCCGTGCTGTTTCCCTGTGCGAACAGGCCGGCATCCCCTACCGCACTTTACCCCGTTTGCAAGACTTGGTCTCGGGCCGGTCAAGTATTAAGGAACTTCGTGAAGTCGCCATTGATGATTTGCTCGGGCGGGACGAAATATTTTTAGATTGGGATAGCATTCGCCAAGATCTGGCGGGCAAATCCCTCCTGGTCAGTGGCGGGGGAGGATCAATTGGTTCCGAGCTTTGCCGGCAGTTGGCCCGCCTGGGGCCGGCTGCTCTAATTGTCATTGATAACAATGAGTATAGACTCTATCGTATTGAGCAGGAATTACGGCAGGGGTTTTTAGCGCTTAATCTCTATACTTATTTGTGTGATATCGGCGATAAAAGCAGTGTGAAGGAAATTCTCACCCGCCATCTTCCAGAGGTAGTGTTTCACGCGGCGGCTTATAAGCATGTGCCTCTCCTTGAACGGCAAGCACGGCAGGCGGTGGGAAACAATATTTTGGGAACTCGTTGCTTGGCGGAGGCAGCACAGCAAATAGGTTGTGGAGCTTTTATTTTAATTTCGACTGACAAAGCGGTTAATCCGACCAGCGTTATGGGGGCAAGCAAACGGGTCGCTGAACTTCTTTGTCAGGACCTTAACCGGCACAGTCGCACCCGATTTATTGTGGTTCGTTTTGGCAATGTACTCGGGTCGGCAGGGAGCGTGGTTCCATTATTTCAAGCCCAAATTGCCGCCGGCGGACCCGTCACAGTGACTCACCCTGACATGACCCGCTATTTTATGACCATTCCCGAGGCCTGTCATCTGATTACCCAAGCGGCCGTGATTGGCAAAGGGGGGGAGATATTTGTCCTGGATATGGGGGAGTCCATTAAGATTACAGAGCTTGCTGAGCAAATGATCCGTCTCTCTGGCCAGGAGTCGGAGGTGGAGATCGTTTATACGGGGCTTCGGCCAGGGGAAAAACTCCATGAGGAATTATTTTATGATCATGAAGCCCCTTTGCCTACTGAAACGCCCAAAATTTTGCTGGCACAGCATGGGGGGGTTGATTGGGAGCGTTTGGAGCGGGGGTTAGAGGAGTTAGAAGGGGTTTGGCGGTTAGGAGATGAGCTGCAGGTGAAGCAAGTATTAGGGCGCATATTGTCGAAAGTGGGCGCAGAAGCAGAAGTTGAATTTCAACCGGCGGATTCCAAGGTGATAGCAATCAACAGGAGTCAATGA
- the galU gene encoding UTP--glucose-1-phosphate uridylyltransferase GalU translates to MTQPITKAVFPVAGLGTRFLPATKASPKEMLPIVDKPLIQYAVEEAIEAGIKVMVFVTGRNKRPIPDHFDKAYELEVELERRGKSKLLELVRGIVPKGVTCVYIRQEETLGLGHAVLCAAPVVDGQPFAVILADDLINAEEEGCLSQMTKQFSKHRCSLVGVEEVDPESTDQYGIIQPGLAEGREYKVEGIVEKPKPVEAPSSLAVVGRYILTPRIFNLLEATPRGVGGEIQLTDALATLLSQEYMFAYRFKGKRYDCGSKLGYLQATVEYGLKHAELGDSFRDYLGHLLAHGEL, encoded by the coding sequence ATGACACAACCAATTACTAAGGCCGTATTTCCTGTAGCGGGTCTAGGTACCCGTTTTCTTCCTGCGACCAAAGCAAGCCCGAAAGAGATGCTGCCCATTGTCGATAAGCCTTTGATTCAGTATGCAGTTGAAGAGGCTATTGAGGCAGGTATTAAAGTTATGGTTTTTGTCACCGGGCGAAATAAGCGGCCAATCCCTGATCATTTCGATAAGGCTTACGAGCTAGAAGTGGAATTGGAAAGGCGTGGCAAAAGCAAGCTACTCGAATTGGTACGGGGCATTGTTCCCAAGGGTGTGACCTGTGTCTATATCCGTCAAGAGGAAACCCTAGGGTTAGGGCACGCGGTTCTCTGTGCGGCGCCAGTCGTGGATGGACAACCCTTTGCAGTAATTCTTGCCGATGATTTGATTAATGCGGAAGAGGAAGGGTGCCTGTCCCAAATGACAAAGCAATTTAGTAAGCACCGCTGCAGCTTAGTAGGGGTAGAGGAAGTGGATCCGGAAAGTACCGATCAATATGGTATTATCCAGCCCGGTTTGGCTGAGGGGCGAGAGTACAAGGTGGAAGGGATTGTGGAAAAACCTAAGCCGGTAGAGGCTCCTTCTTCACTGGCAGTCGTGGGTCGTTATATCTTGACGCCCCGTATCTTCAACCTATTGGAGGCGACTCCCCGGGGGGTTGGCGGCGAGATTCAATTGACTGATGCACTGGCTACCTTGTTGAGCCAGGAATATATGTTCGCTTATCGCTTTAAAGGCAAGCGTTATGACTGCGGCAGTAAATTAGGTTATCTTCAGGCTACCGTGGAATATGGCCTTAAACACGCTGAGTTAGGGGACTCTTTTAGAGACTATTTGGGCCACCTGCTTGCTCATGGGGAACTTTAA